Proteins encoded within one genomic window of Candidatus Cloacimonadota bacterium:
- the nikR gene encoding nickel-responsive transcriptional regulator NikR: protein MSELVRFGVSLEKELLNKFDHLIKKENYPNRSNAIADIIREKLIEQEWNEDKIITGVISLVFDHHKHDLLNNLTNIQHENHELIISSQHIHLDHDYCFEIVVVKGKPKKLKNLCTKLKAAKGVKHANLNLATTGEI, encoded by the coding sequence ATGTCGGAATTAGTTAGATTTGGTGTTTCTCTGGAAAAGGAACTTCTAAACAAATTTGATCATCTTATCAAGAAAGAGAATTATCCTAATCGATCCAATGCAATTGCGGATATTATTCGCGAAAAACTGATCGAACAGGAATGGAATGAAGATAAAATTATTACCGGTGTTATTTCTCTTGTTTTTGATCATCACAAACACGATCTGCTGAATAATCTTACCAATATCCAACATGAAAATCACGAACTGATAATTTCATCGCAACATATACATTTAGATCATGATTACTGCTTCGAGATTGTTGTGGTAAAAGGAAAACCGAAGAAATTGAAAAATCTCTGCACCAAACTGAAAGCAGCGAAAGGTGTTAAACATGCAAATCTTAATCTGGCAACAACTGGAGAAATTTAA
- a CDS encoding bifunctional methionine sulfoxide reductase B/A protein, whose protein sequence is MNYNKLTPLEEQVIIHKGTERPFSGKYYKHDKSGTYLCKRCNAPLYHSDDKFDSGCGWPSFEDEIENAVKRNPDVDGIRTEIVCANCGAHLGHIFLGEGFTDKNTRHCVNSLSLNFIEEVSPETQRAIFAGGCFWGVEYHFQKLDGVLQVISGYIGGKTENPTYKEVCSGSTGFAEAVEITFDPEIVSYEKLVKLFFEIHDFTQINRQGPDIGEQYRSAIFYLDEGQKKTANKIIKQLLKMDYDVATTLGKAEKFYPAEDYHQDYYLKTGKYPYCHSYRKIFD, encoded by the coding sequence ATGAACTACAACAAACTTACTCCTTTAGAAGAGCAGGTCATCATCCATAAAGGAACAGAACGACCATTTTCCGGAAAATACTACAAACACGATAAATCCGGAACATACCTCTGTAAAAGATGTAATGCTCCTTTGTATCACTCAGATGATAAGTTTGATTCCGGTTGCGGCTGGCCCAGTTTTGAAGATGAAATCGAAAATGCTGTGAAACGAAACCCGGATGTAGATGGAATTCGTACTGAAATTGTCTGTGCAAATTGCGGAGCACATCTCGGTCACATTTTTCTGGGAGAAGGCTTTACAGATAAAAACACTCGACATTGTGTAAATTCATTATCCTTGAATTTTATAGAAGAAGTGTCTCCGGAAACTCAAAGAGCGATCTTTGCCGGAGGTTGTTTCTGGGGTGTGGAATATCATTTTCAAAAACTGGATGGAGTTCTGCAGGTCATCTCCGGATATATTGGAGGAAAGACCGAAAATCCAACTTATAAAGAGGTTTGTTCGGGATCAACAGGTTTTGCGGAAGCAGTAGAAATAACCTTTGATCCGGAAATAGTTTCTTATGAAAAACTGGTTAAATTATTCTTTGAAATCCACGATTTTACTCAGATTAATCGGCAAGGACCAGATATAGGAGAACAATATCGATCGGCAATTTTTTATCTCGATGAAGGTCAAAAAAAAACTGCAAATAAAATCATCAAACAACTTCTGAAAATGGATTATGATGTTGCTACTACCTTGGGAAAAGCAGAAAAATTCTATCCAGCGGAAGATTATCATCAGGATTATTATCTAAAAACAGGGAAATATCCGTATTGTCATTCTTATCGGAAAATTTTCGATTGA
- a CDS encoding antitoxin — protein sequence MKNNFDKDDMEILKSFENGEWRTSGNIEKRSSELRLYARNTIKKDKRVNIRISSRDLKELQRKAIQEGLPYQTFISSILHKFVNGKFRYQE from the coding sequence ATGAAAAATAATTTTGATAAGGATGATATGGAAATACTCAAATCTTTTGAGAATGGAGAATGGAGAACTTCGGGTAATATTGAAAAACGAAGTTCGGAATTAAGACTATATGCTCGAAATACGATAAAAAAAGATAAACGAGTAAACATCCGAATTTCTTCCCGGGATTTGAAAGAATTACAGAGAAAGGCGATTCAAGAAGGTTTACCATATCAAACATTTATTTCCAGTATTCTTCATAAATTCGTGAATGGAAAATTCAGATATCAGGAATAA
- a CDS encoding hydrogenase maturation nickel metallochaperone HypA produces the protein MHEGAIVHSLFEIAKEIKDKEKLVEIKEVKIIVGKFHQIVEEVMMMHFDLMKTEYEGFADAKLIMKEIDVRIKCRNCGEETILNEPIFFCEKCESFDTELITGKELHIETIEGMRD, from the coding sequence ATGCACGAAGGAGCAATAGTTCATTCGTTATTTGAAATAGCCAAAGAGATAAAAGATAAAGAAAAGCTGGTCGAGATCAAAGAAGTTAAGATCATTGTCGGGAAATTCCATCAGATCGTAGAAGAAGTAATGATGATGCATTTTGACTTGATGAAAACCGAATATGAAGGTTTTGCAGATGCCAAACTAATTATGAAAGAAATCGATGTGAGGATAAAATGCAGAAACTGCGGAGAAGAAACGATCCTGAATGAACCGATTTTTTTCTGCGAAAAATGCGAATCGTTTGATACGGAATTGATCACAGGAAAAGAATTGCATATCGAGACGATCGAAGGGATGAGAGATTGA